From the Solibacillus sp. FSL R5-0449 genome, one window contains:
- the gatB gene encoding Asp-tRNA(Asn)/Glu-tRNA(Gln) amidotransferase subunit GatB, translating to MNFETVIGLEIHVELKTNSKIFSSSPNSFGAEPNTNTTVIDLGYPGVLPVLNKQVVDYAMRASLALNMEIEQETKFDRKNYFYPDNPKAYQISQFDKPIGKNGWVEIEIPAKGDTPGYKKKIGITRLHMEEDAGKLTHADGYSLVDLNRQGTPLVEIVSEPDIRTPDEAYAYLEKVKSIIQYTGVSDVRMEEGSLRCDANISIRPYGQEEFGTKTELKNLNSFNFVRRGLEHEEIRQAEVLMAGGVIEQETRRFDEKTGKTILMRVKEGTDDYRYFPEPDLVRLSISDEWVERVRNEIPELPDARKARYVSELGLNDYDANVLVVNKEISDFFDATVNAGADAKLTANWLMGDISAYLNAEQKELKNTALTPENLAGMVKLITDGTISSKIAKKVFTELVTNGGDAAKIVKEKGLVQISDPEVIRGFVTTVLDNDAKSVEDFKAGKDRAIKALLGQIMKASKGQANPQLTNQILMEEINKR from the coding sequence ATGAACTTTGAAACAGTCATTGGTTTAGAGATTCACGTTGAGTTAAAAACAAACTCAAAAATCTTCTCTAGCAGTCCAAACAGTTTTGGTGCGGAACCAAACACAAATACAACAGTAATCGACCTAGGCTATCCAGGTGTTTTACCAGTATTGAATAAACAAGTAGTAGATTACGCGATGCGTGCTTCATTAGCATTAAACATGGAAATCGAACAAGAAACTAAGTTCGACCGTAAAAACTACTTCTACCCGGACAATCCGAAAGCTTACCAAATTTCACAATTTGATAAGCCAATCGGTAAAAACGGTTGGGTAGAAATCGAAATTCCAGCTAAAGGTGATACACCAGGCTACAAAAAGAAAATCGGTATTACACGTCTTCACATGGAAGAAGATGCTGGTAAATTAACACATGCTGACGGCTATTCTTTAGTGGACTTAAACCGTCAAGGTACACCACTAGTAGAAATCGTTTCTGAGCCGGATATCCGTACACCGGACGAAGCATATGCCTACCTTGAAAAAGTAAAATCGATCATCCAATATACAGGCGTTTCTGACGTACGTATGGAGGAAGGTTCACTTCGTTGTGATGCAAACATTTCAATCCGTCCATACGGTCAGGAAGAGTTCGGTACAAAAACGGAGCTTAAAAACTTAAACTCATTCAACTTTGTACGTCGTGGTTTAGAGCATGAAGAAATCCGCCAAGCAGAAGTATTAATGGCTGGTGGCGTTATTGAGCAGGAAACACGTCGTTTTGATGAGAAAACAGGTAAAACAATTCTTATGCGTGTTAAAGAAGGAACAGATGATTACCGTTACTTCCCAGAGCCAGACTTAGTGCGTCTTTCAATTTCCGATGAATGGGTGGAGCGCGTACGCAACGAAATTCCTGAATTACCGGATGCGCGTAAAGCACGCTATGTTTCTGAATTAGGTTTAAATGATTATGATGCAAACGTACTTGTAGTAAACAAGGAGATTTCAGATTTCTTTGATGCAACTGTAAATGCAGGGGCTGATGCGAAATTAACAGCTAACTGGTTAATGGGAGATATTTCTGCATACTTAAACGCTGAGCAAAAAGAGTTGAAAAATACAGCTCTAACACCTGAAAACTTGGCGGGTATGGTGAAATTAATTACGGACGGTACAATTTCTTCTAAAATCGCGAAAAAAGTATTCACTGAGTTAGTAACAAACGGTGGAGACGCAGCGAAAATCGTGAAGGAAAAAGGCTTAGTTCAAATTTCTGATCCAGAAGTAATCCGTGGTTTCGTAACAACTGTTCTTGATAATGATGCAAAATCAGTGGAAGACTTCAAAGCTGGTAAAGACCGTGCGATTAAAGCGCTTCTTGGCCAAATTATGAAAGCCTCTAAAGGTCAAGCAAACCCACAATTAACAAACCAAATCTTAATGGAAGAAATTAATAAACGTTAA